One stretch of Nitratiruptor tergarcus DSM 16512 DNA includes these proteins:
- a CDS encoding helix-turn-helix transcriptional regulator encodes MKNHPFNKQHHTTKESRIKKYKNVNECIAKILARLYDGKTLSMKELAKECQVSKRTIQRYVNERLAYFPIKKDGDLFSLDWVKEKKIDWSEEEIAVLEMLDNLSKNQGSAFYEKAHKILKKINSFNPYYTRLDIEKIDDFLPILIEIEKAIKEHNIIQFRYTIQESFFNVTVKPFQIANFQGFWYLVAEDMKDGVIKKYLLRQIAQVKISDEKFTPPKNLHEKISKALSIWFDPDIEPFEVRLFIDGKVAKYFKYKPLAPSQIILGEDQDGSIEIALKITHEMEIIPIIKQWLPHIRVLEPKWLDEMIKEDIKTYLDEF; translated from the coding sequence TTGAAAAATCATCCTTTCAACAAACAACATCATACGACTAAAGAATCACGAATAAAAAAATACAAAAATGTCAATGAGTGTATTGCAAAAATTTTAGCAAGGCTTTATGATGGCAAAACCCTTTCTATGAAAGAGTTAGCCAAAGAGTGCCAAGTTTCCAAACGAACGATTCAAAGATATGTCAATGAGCGTTTAGCTTATTTTCCCATAAAAAAAGATGGAGATCTTTTTAGTCTTGATTGGGTGAAAGAAAAAAAGATTGACTGGAGCGAAGAAGAGATTGCAGTATTGGAGATGCTCGATAATCTAAGCAAAAATCAAGGGAGTGCTTTTTACGAAAAAGCACACAAAATTTTAAAGAAAATCAACTCTTTCAATCCATACTATACACGGCTTGATATTGAAAAGATAGATGATTTTTTACCTATTTTAATCGAGATTGAAAAAGCTATCAAAGAGCACAATATCATTCAATTTAGATACACCATACAAGAAAGTTTTTTTAATGTAACAGTCAAACCTTTTCAAATCGCTAATTTTCAAGGATTTTGGTATTTGGTGGCTGAAGATATGAAAGATGGAGTGATAAAAAAGTATCTTTTGCGCCAAATTGCTCAAGTAAAAATAAGCGATGAAAAATTTACTCCTCCTAAAAATCTTCATGAAAAGATCTCCAAAGCTCTCTCCATCTGGTTCGATCCAGACATTGAGCCTTTTGAAGTGCGACTTTTTATTGATGGAAAAGTTGCCAAATATTTTAAATACAAACCCCTTGCTCCATCACAAATAATTCTTGGAGAAGATCAAGATGGAAGTATTGAGATTGCACTCAAGATAACTCACGAAATGGAAATCATTCCAATCATCAAACAGTGGCTACCTCACATCAGAGTTTTGGAGCCAAAGTGGCTTGATGAGATGATAAAAGAAGATATTAAAACCTACTTAGACGAATTCTAA
- the rhuM gene encoding Fic family protein, which translates to MENKLIIFEDKDKRIEVQLKEETLWLDAHKLAQLFDVDRTVIVKHIRNIYKDGELDENTTCAKIAQVAADGRKRKMNLYNLDVIIAVGYRVNSKKATKFRIWATNVLKNYLVKGYAINEKKLTKEKLKELENAIKFIKDNINTPSLTASEAKGMLEIIEKYALVWKWIEEYDTGKIEVKITREDRKKISYEEAKEVIAELKNYLIEHNEASDIFGVERDRGLFESALNTIYQSFEGRELYPSFEEKAANLLYLIIKNHPFVDGNKRIGALLFLKFLYENLSKEELFQKFNSNTLTALCYLVAASPAEQKEQLIKLIMNFIVFEG; encoded by the coding sequence ATGGAAAATAAGCTTATTATTTTTGAAGATAAAGATAAGAGAATTGAAGTTCAATTAAAAGAAGAGACATTATGGCTCGATGCACATAAGTTAGCCCAACTTTTTGATGTTGATAGAACAGTGATTGTAAAACACATTAGAAATATCTACAAAGATGGAGAACTTGACGAAAATACAACCTGTGCAAAAATTGCACAGGTTGCCGCGGATGGTAGAAAAAGAAAAATGAATCTATATAATCTAGATGTAATAATCGCCGTTGGTTACCGGGTAAACTCTAAAAAAGCAACAAAATTTAGAATATGGGCTACAAATGTTTTGAAAAATTACCTTGTTAAAGGGTACGCAATAAATGAAAAGAAACTTACTAAAGAAAAATTGAAAGAGCTCGAAAATGCTATAAAGTTTATAAAAGACAATATCAATACCCCTTCTTTGACAGCCTCCGAGGCAAAAGGAATGCTTGAAATTATTGAAAAATACGCTTTGGTTTGGAAATGGATAGAAGAGTATGACACAGGAAAAATAGAGGTAAAAATTACAAGAGAGGATAGAAAAAAAATAAGTTATGAAGAAGCAAAGGAGGTAATTGCAGAACTTAAAAACTATCTCATTGAACATAACGAAGCATCAGATATATTTGGAGTAGAAAGAGACAGAGGACTATTTGAGAGCGCATTAAATACTATCTATCAAAGTTTTGAAGGCAGAGAGCTTTATCCGTCATTTGAAGAAAAAGCGGCAAACTTGCTTTATTTGATTATTAAAAACCATCCCTTTGTAGATGGCAATAAACGAATAGGAGCTTTGCTCTTTTTAAAATTTTTATATGAAAATCTATCCAAAGAGGAACTGTTTCAAAAATTTAACAGCAATACTTTAACTGCTCTATGTTATCTCGTAGCAGCAAGTCCGGCCGAGCAAAAAGAGCAACTTATAAAACTTATTATGAATTTCATAGTATTTGAAGGATAA
- a CDS encoding DNA-processing protein DprA, protein MKIAITGHVNIEKANGKKLIDYRKYDEDIFNKVYGEIDSMMNRIFQDLSVDKNEVVLISGMARGVDEIFALYAMNNGLALFAAIPHKIYWHKARKESAIRYDEILEYAKKSAGYEEISKRYKNIGSSFFARNQYMVDMVDIVISYMKYNSSGTMDTIKRAKEAGKYYGNILDLITK, encoded by the coding sequence ATGAAAATAGCGATCACCGGACATGTAAACATAGAAAAAGCAAACGGCAAAAAGCTAATCGATTACAGAAAGTATGATGAAGATATATTCAATAAAGTCTATGGAGAAATCGATTCGATGATGAATAGAATTTTCCAAGACTTGTCCGTTGATAAAAATGAAGTTGTTCTTATTTCGGGAATGGCAAGGGGCGTGGATGAGATATTTGCGCTCTATGCCATGAATAATGGCTTGGCTCTTTTTGCAGCAATTCCCCATAAAATCTATTGGCACAAAGCACGAAAAGAGAGTGCCATCCGCTATGATGAAATTTTGGAATATGCGAAAAAGAGTGCTGGATATGAAGAGATTTCAAAGAGATACAAAAACATTGGATCTTCTTTTTTTGCCCGCAATCAATATATGGTTGATATGGTGGATATCGTAATTTCTTATATGAAATACAATTCATCTGGCACTATGGATACGATAAAACGGGCAAAAGAGGCAGGGAAGTATTATGGAAATATTTTAGATCTCATAACCAAATAG
- a CDS encoding SIR2 family NAD-dependent protein deacylase, with amino-acid sequence MKTAQEIVKESDVIIITAGAGMGVDSGLPDFRGNEGMWKAYPLLGKKRISFKKIANPNAFKYKPELAWGFYGHRYDLYKNTKPHIGFNALLELVKTKEDYFVVTSNVDGHFQKAGFDDKKIYEIHGRIRVFQCTVCNNIWIPSPDLKFDVNPETLEIKTEIPRCSSCGEIARPNIMMFNDYSFNSSINYQQKKRYDSFMRKYYNSDTKIAILEFGAGTALPTIRIMGEEMQEKISNATLIRINPREAKGPKGTISIAKGALEAIFEDIFYNDIKV; translated from the coding sequence ATGAAAACTGCACAAGAAATAGTAAAAGAATCGGATGTAATAATTATAACTGCTGGTGCTGGAATGGGGGTAGATAGTGGCTTGCCTGATTTTAGAGGTAATGAAGGTATGTGGAAAGCGTATCCTCTTCTTGGTAAAAAAAGAATATCGTTTAAAAAAATAGCAAATCCAAACGCTTTTAAATACAAACCTGAACTTGCTTGGGGATTTTACGGACATAGATATGACCTTTATAAAAACACGAAACCTCATATCGGATTTAATGCTTTGTTGGAGCTTGTAAAAACAAAAGAAGATTATTTTGTAGTTACATCAAATGTTGATGGACATTTTCAAAAGGCTGGATTTGATGATAAAAAAATTTATGAAATTCACGGAAGAATTAGAGTATTTCAATGCACCGTATGTAACAATATTTGGATACCATCACCAGATTTAAAATTTGATGTAAATCCTGAAACTTTAGAAATTAAAACAGAGATTCCAAGGTGTTCAAGTTGTGGAGAGATTGCAAGACCAAATATAATGATGTTTAATGATTATTCATTTAATTCAAGTATTAATTATCAACAAAAGAAGCGATATGATTCTTTTATGAGAAAATATTATAATAGTGATACAAAAATAGCTATACTTGAATTTGGAGCAGGAACAGCTTTGCCAACCATCAGAATAATGGGAGAAGAGATGCAAGAAAAAATATCAAATGCCACATTAATTAGAATAAATCCAAGAGAAGCCAAAGGACCAAAAGGAACAATTTCTATTGCCAAAGGTGCACTTGAAGCTATTTTTGAGGATATTTTTTATAATGATATTAAGGTTTAA
- a CDS encoding integrase, which produces MMQVQSKMRSEGYPISITKLCKLLNIPRRSFYYKPVKRIRKLDEERVKKVKEKIEKFPTYGYRRLALLLGMNKKAVQRILQLKSWQVKKR; this is translated from the coding sequence GTGATGCAAGTACAGAGCAAAATGAGAAGCGAGGGCTACCCAATAAGCATCACAAAACTCTGTAAGCTGTTGAATATTCCTCGCAGGAGCTTTTATTACAAGCCCGTCAAAAGAATACGGAAATTGGATGAAGAGCGTGTTAAAAAAGTCAAAGAGAAGATAGAGAAATTTCCAACGTATGGCTATCGTCGTTTAGCTTTGCTGCTTGGGATGAACAAAAAAGCAGTGCAGCGCATTCTGCAACTAAAAAGTTGGCAGGTAAAAAAGCGTTAA
- a CDS encoding AAA family ATPase translates to MRIKKRSGVSSWKYVDKEVSDKITLWILRVIFRLDSFNAFLDSYGNFHHDSLAYFLGLEEYVNRSDIKKSEVFEKLHEKYIELEKRKDFTSHKILTNNLKKIAALMDLNEVEIAILEFVIFMNYYDILERALNMMDETFNLTRTRKALSLLLDIPISHINEALKPNSKLIKSGIISISPYKGYFSDKIEVISEKFVENICTFDEDIALLLKDIIRKVESKETLSLQDYEYIAKDAHTILNYLKHTIKKRQKGVNILLYGIPGTGKTEFAKTIAKSLQLELFEVSYADEEDEAIDGHRRIRALKAAQALLSNKNILLLYDEAEDIFDKSDTFFAPKRQENKAWINRTLENNDLPTIWITNNIDSIDNAIIRRFDYVLELPIPHKNQRKKIIKKYINNLLNENAIEVLSEHEHIVPAIISRASKVVKIIETKEQEDTFIRIINNTLKAQGHKEIVSTKKDSASLPKVYDPRFVNTTTDLEKLTQGIKNHPNARICLYGPPGTGKSAFAKYIAKCLNKSFILKKASDLQSMWVGGTEKNIARAFEEAKKSDAVLIFDEVDSFLQDRMHARASWEVSQVNEMLVQMENFDGIFIATTNLMENLDRASLRRFDLKLKFDFLTKSQSWQIFKAYCKELGLPNPKNSIKKEVEHLQFLTPGDFAAVVRQSRFRPIENIKDLLQRLKDEIEVKNMEDRNVMGFV, encoded by the coding sequence ATGAGAATAAAAAAGAGAAGTGGTGTTAGCTCCTGGAAATATGTAGACAAAGAGGTTAGCGATAAAATCACTCTTTGGATATTGCGAGTGATATTTAGACTTGATAGTTTCAATGCTTTTTTAGACTCCTATGGTAATTTTCATCATGACTCCCTTGCCTATTTTTTGGGTTTAGAAGAGTATGTTAATCGCAGTGATATTAAAAAATCTGAAGTTTTTGAAAAGCTTCATGAAAAATATATAGAGTTGGAAAAAAGAAAAGATTTTACTTCTCACAAGATTCTTACAAACAATCTCAAAAAAATCGCTGCATTAATGGATCTTAATGAGGTGGAAATTGCGATTTTGGAGTTTGTGATTTTCATGAACTATTATGACATTTTGGAAAGAGCTTTAAATATGATGGATGAAACTTTCAATCTAACGCGTACAAGAAAAGCTTTGAGCCTTCTTCTTGATATTCCAATTTCACATATCAATGAAGCACTAAAACCTAATAGCAAACTCATTAAGTCTGGAATTATTTCTATAAGTCCCTATAAAGGCTATTTTAGTGACAAAATAGAGGTGATTTCAGAAAAATTTGTTGAAAATATCTGCACGTTTGATGAAGATATTGCATTGCTTCTCAAAGACATAATAAGAAAAGTAGAGAGTAAAGAGACTTTGTCACTGCAAGATTATGAATATATTGCAAAAGATGCTCATACTATTTTAAACTATCTCAAACATACAATAAAAAAGAGACAAAAGGGTGTAAATATTTTACTCTATGGAATTCCAGGAACCGGAAAAACAGAGTTTGCAAAAACTATCGCTAAAAGTTTGCAACTAGAACTGTTTGAAGTAAGTTACGCAGACGAAGAGGATGAAGCCATTGACGGACATAGACGGATTCGCGCTTTAAAAGCGGCTCAAGCACTTTTATCCAATAAAAATATCCTTCTTTTATACGATGAAGCAGAAGATATTTTTGACAAAAGCGATACTTTTTTTGCACCAAAGAGACAGGAAAACAAAGCCTGGATCAATAGAACATTGGAAAATAACGATTTGCCAACGATTTGGATAACAAATAATATTGATAGTATCGATAATGCAATAATCAGAAGATTTGATTATGTTTTGGAGTTACCTATACCCCATAAAAATCAAAGAAAAAAGATCATAAAAAAATATATCAATAATCTTTTGAATGAAAACGCAATTGAAGTGCTCTCAGAACACGAACATATTGTTCCTGCAATTATAAGCAGAGCCTCCAAAGTTGTAAAAATCATTGAAACAAAAGAGCAAGAAGATACTTTTATCCGTATTATAAACAATACACTCAAAGCGCAAGGGCATAAGGAGATTGTATCTACAAAAAAAGATAGTGCCTCTTTGCCTAAAGTTTACGATCCAAGATTTGTCAATACAACAACTGATCTTGAAAAACTAACCCAAGGAATCAAAAATCACCCAAATGCAAGAATTTGTCTTTATGGACCTCCGGGAACAGGCAAAAGCGCTTTTGCAAAATATATTGCTAAATGCCTAAATAAATCATTCATCTTAAAAAAAGCGAGTGATTTACAAAGCATGTGGGTTGGAGGCACAGAAAAAAATATAGCAAGAGCTTTTGAAGAGGCTAAGAAGAGCGATGCAGTGCTTATTTTTGATGAAGTTGACAGTTTCTTGCAAGATAGAATGCATGCGAGAGCTTCTTGGGAGGTAAGCCAAGTCAATGAGATGTTGGTGCAAATGGAAAACTTTGATGGCATTTTCATAGCTACTACAAACCTTATGGAAAATCTTGATAGAGCAAGTTTGAGACGATTTGATCTAAAGCTAAAATTTGATTTTTTAACCAAAAGCCAATCATGGCAGATTTTCAAAGCCTATTGCAAAGAATTAGGACTTCCAAACCCAAAAAACAGCATAAAAAAAGAGGTTGAACATCTACAATTCTTAACTCCAGGAGACTTTGCAGCGGTTGTGAGACAAAGTAGATTTAGACCGATTGAAAATATAAAAGATCTACTTCAAAGACTAAAAGATGAGATTGAAGTGAAAAATATGGAAGATAGAAATGTGATGGGATTTGTGTGA
- a CDS encoding DDE-type integrase/transposase/recombinase: MMPSCSHYPNQRWTIDMTRIYSINDGWSTLACVIDTCIREIVGWRLSKSGKAKTAEAALQKGLIYRFGRLQRLKEPIVLRSDNGLVFTSKSFTKTIKDYNFTQEFITPYTPERPSEATTPQAKPRTNGMIERFFRTIKEECIWHYNFKSLKESNKIIEEWINFYNQKRKHSALQYKTPVEVFHLVA; the protein is encoded by the coding sequence ATGATGCCTTCGTGTTCACACTATCCCAATCAAAGATGGACTATTGATATGACCCGCATCTACAGTATTAATGATGGCTGGAGCACTTTGGCTTGTGTGATTGATACTTGTATCCGTGAAATCGTTGGATGGAGACTCTCAAAAAGCGGTAAAGCAAAAACAGCAGAAGCTGCTTTGCAAAAAGGCTTGATCTATCGATTTGGAAGACTTCAGCGATTGAAAGAGCCCATTGTATTACGAAGTGATAATGGATTGGTTTTTACCAGTAAATCGTTCACCAAAACAATCAAAGATTACAACTTCACTCAGGAGTTCATCACTCCTTATACTCCTGAACGTCCGAGCGAAGCGACAACCCCGCAGGCGAAGCCGAGGACAAATGGCATGATTGAAAGGTTCTTCCGAACCATCAAGGAAGAGTGTATCTGGCACTATAACTTCAAATCACTCAAGGAGTCTAACAAAATTATTGAAGAATGGATCAATTTTTACAATCAAAAACGAAAGCATTCAGCGCTGCAGTACAAAACACCTGTAGAAGTGTTTCACTTGGTAGCTTAG
- a CDS encoding AAA family ATPase — protein MAALIKEEKENTLEQEKIASIRYWVANILYQLDLIEPYVTLGFFRRPKLASVLGMKDLKDESEKNPQFVIERIQKVCHEIIETTRSPYPSNLEKNVASLYKTIDLTDTEQEILKFAIIMDYSSEIQNALFVLEEKINQERSNLKILSLLLELSEKSIKKALSPNSTLSLSGLITIRYRSSELYEYLDPFSSTFVDIMVDYENDDVYDLFKDAIRRVSSVTLTYNDFSHISHEIQVLRDFLSSSIKQKRIGTNILIYGKPGTGKTELAKFLAKILNVELFEVSYADKRDEPINGKERIAAYKVAQYLFGQKSVMLLFDEIEDVFDDIHLASAFLGKRPTQENKGWINHILEKNRVPTVWISNSIDIIDPAIIRRFDLVIHMPVPPRSKRKAIAEQFLGKYVSKQTINIISEHENIAPATISKASNVLDLITNQKKRADKEAHFIISSMLEAQGHKPLSKLKNLISFSYNPAYINTTIDLEHIAQGIAENPNARICLYGPPGTGKSAFGKWLANRLDRPFIVKKGSDLLSMWVGGTEKNIANAFQEAEKDDAVLIFDEIDGLLQDRHQAHRSWEVTQVNELLTQMEAFEGIFIATTNLMENLDQASLRRFDLKLHFDYMRLNQAKTMFIELCQILDLKSPDNDILCIVASLRNLTPGDFAAVLRQNRFHPIKDAEDFAKRLQEEVMMKNVSSNIKMGFVAS, from the coding sequence ATGGCGGCATTGATAAAAGAGGAAAAAGAAAATACATTGGAACAAGAAAAAATAGCCTCAATCCGCTATTGGGTAGCAAATATATTATATCAATTAGATCTTATAGAACCGTATGTTACGCTTGGTTTTTTTCGACGTCCAAAATTAGCATCTGTTCTTGGAATGAAAGACTTGAAAGATGAATCAGAAAAAAATCCACAATTTGTGATTGAACGTATACAAAAAGTATGTCATGAGATTATTGAAACTACACGATCTCCATATCCATCCAATTTGGAAAAAAATGTTGCATCTCTTTATAAAACTATTGATCTCACAGATACAGAGCAAGAAATATTGAAATTTGCGATAATAATGGATTATAGTTCAGAAATACAAAACGCCTTATTTGTTCTAGAGGAAAAAATAAATCAAGAAAGAAGTAATTTAAAAATCCTCTCTTTATTGTTAGAACTTAGCGAAAAATCTATAAAGAAAGCTTTATCACCAAATTCTACACTCTCTCTATCTGGCTTGATAACAATTCGATACAGAAGTTCTGAGCTATATGAATACTTGGATCCATTCTCAAGTACATTTGTTGATATTATGGTAGATTATGAAAATGATGATGTGTATGATTTATTTAAAGATGCGATCAGAAGAGTCTCATCGGTCACATTGACATACAATGATTTTTCTCATATTTCTCATGAGATTCAAGTTCTCCGTGATTTCCTTTCTTCATCCATAAAACAAAAAAGAATAGGAACAAACATTTTGATCTACGGTAAACCAGGGACTGGGAAAACCGAACTTGCCAAATTTTTAGCAAAAATACTTAATGTTGAACTTTTTGAAGTAAGCTATGCTGATAAGAGAGATGAGCCAATTAATGGAAAAGAAAGAATAGCAGCCTATAAAGTTGCCCAATATCTCTTTGGTCAAAAATCAGTGATGCTTTTATTTGATGAAATTGAAGATGTGTTTGATGACATCCATTTAGCCTCAGCTTTTCTAGGCAAACGTCCTACACAGGAAAACAAAGGATGGATAAACCATATTTTAGAAAAAAATAGAGTTCCTACAGTTTGGATTTCCAATTCTATCGATATAATAGATCCAGCCATCATAAGACGTTTTGATCTTGTAATTCATATGCCAGTTCCCCCACGATCCAAACGAAAAGCCATTGCTGAACAATTTCTTGGAAAATATGTATCCAAACAGACTATTAACATTATCAGTGAACATGAAAATATTGCTCCGGCAACAATTTCAAAGGCTTCCAATGTATTGGATTTGATAACAAATCAAAAAAAGCGTGCTGACAAAGAAGCTCATTTCATCATATCTTCTATGCTTGAAGCCCAAGGTCATAAACCACTGTCCAAGCTAAAAAATTTAATCTCTTTTTCATACAATCCGGCGTATATAAATACAACTATAGATCTTGAACATATCGCACAAGGAATAGCTGAGAACCCAAATGCCAGAATTTGTCTCTATGGACCTCCCGGAACAGGTAAGAGTGCATTTGGAAAATGGTTGGCAAACAGACTTGATAGACCCTTCATTGTAAAAAAAGGAAGCGATCTGCTCAGTATGTGGGTCGGAGGCACGGAAAAAAATATTGCCAATGCATTTCAAGAAGCCGAAAAAGATGATGCTGTTTTGATATTTGATGAAATCGATGGGCTTTTACAAGATCGTCACCAGGCACATAGAAGCTGGGAAGTGACACAGGTAAATGAACTGCTTACACAAATGGAAGCATTTGAAGGCATATTTATCGCTACGACAAACTTGATGGAAAATCTCGATCAGGCCAGTCTTAGAAGATTTGATTTGAAGCTGCATTTTGATTACATGAGACTGAATCAGGCAAAAACTATGTTCATAGAATTGTGTCAAATACTGGATTTGAAAAGTCCGGACAACGACATTCTTTGTATAGTTGCATCACTAAGAAATCTTACCCCTGGAGATTTTGCAGCAGTTTTGAGACAAAACAGATTCCATCCAATTAAAGATGCCGAAGATTTCGCAAAACGGCTTCAAGAAGAAGTAATGATGAAAAACGTTTCTTCAAATATAAAAATGGGATTTGTCGCTTCATAA
- a CDS encoding PD-(D/E)XK nuclease family protein, with product MHPEYIAQEKYEENLKKFFQKALFEYELYKKVKREIDRYLSTDFNFIDIISPDENKISILLKILLEPNGTHGQGNLFLELFLKQLKDLSKRDLFYSTKSVVIATEKPTDENRRIDIVIEFDDFIVAIENKPWAGEQDEQLEAYYNYLIKSKKDFILIFLAGTKRDPISISKEHKNSDKFLNTTYKALLVPWLKECYKNCESQKVKFFVKDFQEWIERNFKEMEEF from the coding sequence ATGCATCCTGAATACATTGCACAAGAAAAATATGAAGAAAATTTAAAAAAATTTTTCCAAAAAGCACTTTTTGAATACGAGCTTTATAAAAAAGTAAAAAGAGAAATCGATAGATACCTATCTACAGATTTCAATTTCATTGATATTATAAGTCCAGATGAAAATAAAATCTCGATACTACTCAAAATTTTATTGGAACCAAACGGAACGCATGGACAAGGAAATCTTTTTTTGGAACTTTTTTTGAAACAACTTAAAGATTTATCGAAAAGAGATCTATTTTATAGCACAAAAAGTGTAGTAATTGCTACAGAAAAACCAACAGATGAGAATAGAAGAATAGATATTGTAATAGAGTTTGATGATTTCATTGTTGCCATTGAAAATAAACCATGGGCAGGTGAACAAGATGAGCAATTAGAAGCTTATTACAACTATTTAATAAAAAGCAAAAAAGACTTTATACTTATATTTCTTGCGGGGACAAAAAGAGATCCTATAAGTATTTCTAAAGAACATAAAAATTCAGATAAATTTCTCAATACAACATATAAAGCGCTACTAGTTCCATGGCTGAAAGAGTGCTACAAAAATTGTGAGAGTCAAAAGGTGAAATTTTTCGTCAAAGATTTTCAAGAATGGATAGAGAGAAATTTCAAAGAAATGGAGGAGTTTTAA
- a CDS encoding transposase, with the protein MEKLNKNQEEIKRFTAKKKASIVMDIFQGKTTVSEVARKYDLAPGAIEEWMEDARRGMENQLRARPKDIAAMYEEKIKDMKAVIGELTLENIALKKYDASVGKEKK; encoded by the coding sequence ATGGAGAAATTAAATAAAAATCAAGAAGAGATAAAGCGTTTTACAGCAAAGAAGAAAGCTTCCATAGTCATGGATATTTTTCAAGGGAAAACTACAGTATCTGAAGTTGCGAGAAAGTATGATTTGGCACCTGGAGCAATAGAGGAGTGGATGGAAGATGCACGTAGAGGTATGGAGAATCAATTAAGAGCCAGACCTAAAGATATAGCTGCCATGTATGAAGAGAAGATAAAAGATATGAAGGCAGTTATAGGTGAATTGACATTGGAGAATATCGCATTAAAAAAGTACGACGCTTCTGTAGGAAAAGAGAAGAAGTGA